Proteins encoded within one genomic window of Elusimicrobiota bacterium:
- a CDS encoding deoxyribonuclease IV: MILGVHCSIRNGLPSAIDEAVSKKCNALQIFTHNPRGWRYRQISTGEIHEFRSKVKENNIVSVIAHSPYLPNLCTSNPVLYKKSVDTLITDLNTCNAIGAHFLVIHPGSYSENSTREHGLMQLISAVNNALEDPYLNTKDTGTVLLIENVAGGGRRIGEKLTELKYVYDNIKLKERAGFCLDTCHIYAAGYDIKTSAGWRFTVKEIEDTIGFINVRMWHINDSKSVLGAHLDRHEHIGKGMIGLQGIKNVVTHTILGKLPLILETPKDPPGSDLLNLERVRKVS; this comes from the coding sequence ATGATCCTCGGTGTGCATTGTTCTATACGCAACGGCTTACCTTCTGCAATAGACGAGGCGGTATCAAAAAAGTGTAATGCTTTACAAATATTTACACATAATCCCCGCGGATGGCGGTACCGGCAGATAAGCACCGGTGAAATCCATGAGTTCCGTAGTAAGGTGAAAGAAAATAATATAGTATCCGTTATCGCGCACTCGCCATATCTCCCGAATTTGTGTACGTCAAACCCTGTGCTCTACAAAAAATCGGTTGATACCCTGATTACCGACCTCAATACGTGTAACGCAATTGGGGCACACTTTTTGGTGATCCACCCGGGGTCATACTCTGAGAATTCTACACGCGAACACGGGCTCATGCAGTTGATCAGCGCTGTGAATAACGCACTGGAGGATCCTTACCTTAATACAAAAGATACGGGTACAGTATTATTGATTGAGAATGTTGCCGGGGGTGGACGGAGGATTGGCGAAAAATTAACTGAATTAAAGTATGTGTATGATAATATCAAACTTAAAGAACGTGCCGGGTTTTGTCTGGATACGTGTCATATATACGCCGCAGGATATGATATAAAAACATCGGCCGGATGGCGGTTTACCGTTAAGGAAATTGAAGACACTATTGGTTTTATCAACGTGCGGATGTGGCATATAAACGATTCGAAGTCCGTCCTTGGCGCGCATCTTGACCGCCATGAACATATCGGAAAAGGAATGATCGGGCTGCAGGGAATAAAGAACGTTGTAACTCATACGATACTCGGGAAATTACCGCTGATACTTGAGACACCAAAAGATCCGCCAGGATCTGATCTCCTCAACTTAGAACGTGTGCGGAAGGTAAGTTGA
- the galT gene encoding galactose-1-phosphate uridylyltransferase, protein MPEIRQNIITREWVVIATERAKRPDDFKKGRIDTTPIPSHDPACPFCPGNEQQTPYESCTIRNKNGNWQVRVIPNKFPALLREGVLKRKYEGSKRSMTGVGLHEVVIETPEHNLDIPLMPENEVKEILIAYRSRYAEMLKDKRIEQIIIFRNHGSNAGTSIVHPHSQIIATPIVPQQIRLRMQIAMQYHDDTGECIFCRMMKDELEQQERVIFETSHFVALTPYAALTPFHTWIFPKRHSSSFSTTNDGELEDLAYVMKLMLGKLYYGLANPDYNFCIRSVPCSDDVSEYFHWYITIIPRLTKTAGFELGSGMFINSSIPEENAKFLREVQMR, encoded by the coding sequence ATGCCGGAGATCAGGCAAAACATTATCACACGTGAATGGGTAGTCATCGCTACGGAACGCGCAAAACGGCCCGATGATTTTAAGAAAGGGCGGATAGATACAACTCCCATACCTTCACATGATCCCGCATGCCCGTTTTGCCCGGGGAATGAACAGCAGACACCGTATGAGTCATGCACAATCCGCAATAAAAACGGTAACTGGCAGGTACGCGTGATACCCAACAAATTCCCTGCGTTACTACGGGAAGGCGTGCTTAAACGTAAATACGAAGGGTCTAAACGTTCAATGACCGGGGTCGGGTTACACGAGGTGGTGATTGAAACACCGGAGCATAACCTTGATATCCCGCTGATGCCGGAAAATGAGGTTAAAGAAATCCTTATCGCTTACCGTTCAAGATACGCTGAGATGCTGAAAGATAAGAGGATTGAACAGATAATTATTTTCCGTAATCACGGGTCTAATGCCGGAACGTCGATTGTTCATCCTCACTCACAGATTATCGCTACACCGATTGTTCCACAACAAATACGGTTACGTATGCAGATTGCGATGCAATATCACGACGATACAGGTGAATGTATTTTCTGCAGGATGATGAAGGATGAGCTTGAACAGCAGGAACGCGTAATATTTGAAACCTCGCATTTTGTGGCGCTTACTCCATACGCAGCATTAACGCCGTTCCATACGTGGATCTTCCCGAAACGTCATTCCTCTTCATTCTCCACAACCAATGACGGTGAACTTGAAGACCTTGCGTATGTAATGAAACTTATGCTTGGTAAGTTATACTACGGCCTCGCAAATCCGGACTACAATTTCTGTATACGTTCCGTCCCGTGCAGCGATGATGTATCAGAATATTTTCACTGGTACATAACAATAATTCCGAGGTTAACCAAAACCGCGGGGTTCGAGCTTGGGTCCGGGATGTTTATCAATTCGTCTATACCTGAAGAAAACGCTAAATTTTTACGTGAAGTGCAGATGAGGTGA